One window of the Eschrichtius robustus isolate mEscRob2 chromosome 13, mEscRob2.pri, whole genome shotgun sequence genome contains the following:
- the KRT7 gene encoding keratin, type II cytoskeletal 7 — protein sequence MSIHFSSQVFSSRSSALPGRGTQMRLNSVRPGGFGGSSIGLYGLGASRPRVAARSSYGGPAGAGIREVTISQSLLTPLQVNIDPSIQQVRQEEREQIKTLNNKFASFIDKVRFLEQQNKLLETKWALLQEQKSTQSSCLLGIFEAQIAGLRKQLEALQLDGGRLELELRNTQDVVEDFKNKYEDEINRRTAAENEFVVLKKDVDVAYMSKMELEAKVDALNDEISFLRTLYEEELKELQSEVSDTSVVLSMDNSRSLDLDGIIAEVKAQYEEIANRSRAEAEAWYQTKFETLQAQAGKHGDDLRNTRKEIAELNRAVQRLQGEIDSIKKQRAKLEAAIAEAEERGELAVKDARAKQEELEAALQRAKQDMAGQLRDYQELMSTKLALDIEIATYRKLLEGEESRMTGAGVGAVNISVVSSTGGAGSRLTFGGTMGSNALRFSSGGGPGTPKAYSIRTTSVPGRSTRN from the exons ATGTCCATCCACTTCAGCTCCCAGGTCTTCAGCTCGCGCTCCTCCGCCTTGCCGGGGCGCGGCACCCAGATGCGCCTGAACTCGGTGCGCCCCGGCGGCTTCGGCGGCAGCAGCATCGGCCTCTACGGCCTTGGCGCCTCGCGGCCGCGCGTGGCAGCGCGCTCATCCTACGGGGGCCCAGCGGGCGCCGGCATCCGCGAGGTCACCATCAGTCAGAGCCTGCTGACCCCACTGCAGGTGAACATCGACCCCTCCATCCAGCAGGTGCGCCAGGAGGAGCGCGAGCAGATCAAGACCCTGAACAACAAGTTCGCCTCCTTCATCGACAAG GTGCGGTTTCTGGAGCAGCAGAACAAACTGCTGGAGACCAAGTGGGCACTGCTACAGGAGCAGAAGTCGACCCAGAGCAGCTGCCTCCTGGGCATCTTTGAGGCCCAGATTGCTGGCCTGCGGAAGCAGCTCGAAGCCCTGCAGCTGGACGGGGGCCGCCTGGAGCTGGAGCTTCGGAACACGCAGGACGTCGTGGAAGACTTCAAGAACAA GTACGAAGATGAAATTAACCGTCGCACGGCTGCTGAGAATGAGTTTGTAGTGCTGAAGAAG gaTGTGGATGTTGCCTACATGAGCAAGATGGAGTTGGAGGCCAAGGTGGACGCCCTGAATGATGAGATCAGCTTCCTCAGGACCCTCTACGAGGAG GAGCTGAAAGAGCTGCAGTCCGAGGTCTCAGACACGTCTGTGGTCCTGTCCATGGACAACAGCCGCTCCCTGGACCTGGACGGCATCATCGCCGAGGTCAAGGCCCAGTACGAGGAGATCGCCAACCGCAGCCGGGCCGAGGCCGAGGCCTGGTACCAGACCAAG TTTGAGACCCTCCAGGCCCAGGCTGGGAAGCACGGGGACGACCTCCGGAATACCCGGAAAGAGATTGCGGAGCTGAACCGGGCCGTCCAGAGGCTGCAGGGTGAGATCGACAGCATCAAGAAGCAG CGTGCCAAGTTGGAGGCTGCCATCGCCGAGGCCGAGGAGCGTGGGGAGCTGGCCGTCAAGGATGCACGTGCCAAGCAGGAGGAGCTGGAGGCCGCCCTGCAGCGAGCCAAGCAGGACATGGCCGGGCAGCTCCGGGACTACCAGGAGCTCATGAGCACCAAGCTGGCCCTGGACATCGAGATCGCCACCTACAGGAAGCTGCTGGAGGGCGAGGAGAGCCG GATGACCGGAGCTGGAGTGGGAGCCGTGAACATCT cTGTGGTCAGTTCCACGGGCGGTGCTGGCAGCCGGCTGACCTTCGGGGGAACCATGGGCAGCAATGCCCTGAGATTCTCCAGTGGTGGAGGGCCTGGGACCCCCAAGGCCTATTCCATTAGGACCACATCCGTCCCCGGCAGGAGCACCCGCAACTGA
- the LOC137775802 gene encoding thiol S-methyltransferase TMT1A-like produces MYNEQMASKKQELFSNLQEFAGPSGKLSLLELGCGTGPNFKFYPPGCRVTCIDPNPNFEKFLIKSIAENRHLQFERFLVAAGEDLHQVADDSMDVVVCTLVLCSVKNQERILQDVCRVRRLVSAGREEGETTFTAC; encoded by the coding sequence ATGTACAACGAACAGATGGCGAGCAAGAAGCAGGAGCTCTTCAGCAATCTACAGGAGTTCGCAGGCCCCTCCGGGAAGCTCTCCCTGCTGGAGCTGGGCTGCGGCACAGGGCCCAACTTCAAGTTCTACCCGCCTGGATGCCGGGTGACCTGTATTGATCCCAACCCCAACTTTGAGAAGTTCCTGATCAAGAGCATTGCTGAGAACCGACACCTGCAGTTTGAGCGCTTCCTGGTGGCTGCCGGGGAGGACCTGCACCAGGTGGCCGACGACTCCATGGATGTGGTGGTCTGCACACTGGTCCTGTGCTCCGTGAAGAACCAGGAGCGGATCCTCCAGGACGTGTGCAGAGTGCGGAGGCTGGTGAGTGCGGGGCGTGAGGAAGGAGAGACCACCTTCACTGCGTGTTAA